Proteins encoded in a region of the Aliivibrio fischeri ATCC 7744 = JCM 18803 = DSM 507 genome:
- a CDS encoding TonB-dependent receptor, translating to MNVKKGNYPLTLVAMAVAVATTSAAMSVQAEEYTSTTEETMVVVSSRTPKAISEIPGTVWFVDSEQIEQEYRGGKTLGEILATTIPSLDVSSGARTNYGQNLRGRAMLVMIDGVSLQSSRPISRQLDAIDPFNIERIEVLSGATSIYGAGATGGVINIITKKADSDELQFESYVSGSSGFNSGDDFDYKLAQSISGGTEKVKARVSAVYTETQGYYDANGDIVTPDISQGSLQYNETIDLQSTVDVAISDTKNINFLAQYYDSQQDSPYGLYIKNYKFIDVRKGFESDRQHGTERIMLSAAYSDSEVLGHQLVVEASYRKEDQTYTPYYQSASQQTTDVISLKTALAKSFGKVNLVYGVDAYMDKFDSNQALFDPTIANNSGNLVNKTYAKVGRYPGVEVGSVAGFIQADINITDDWSIEGGYRYQYMNNKIDDFVDYKIQKKIAAGNGVSADAVPGGETDYTVGLFNLGTIYKLTPESQIWANFSQGFDLADPAKYYGQGSYSAADANGHYTLQNSINVAGSKMSGIKTNSYEVGFRTDQSALSFQTAAYFSQSDNSVKYNKKTLLIEDVDNEKRVYGAEALVSYWVMDNLQVGASGHYVISELQTDGKWDDLSAGEASTSKANSWVGWYESDLALKVQSQTMFDYKDSSDNELSGYTVFDLMGSYELPVGSLGFGIQNLFNKDYTTAWGQRAQILYSSHYDAAAYDYKGRGRTYTLNYQVTY from the coding sequence ATGAACGTTAAAAAAGGGAATTATCCGTTAACTTTAGTTGCAATGGCAGTCGCTGTTGCAACGACGAGTGCTGCTATGTCAGTTCAGGCAGAGGAATATACATCGACAACTGAAGAAACCATGGTGGTTGTTTCAAGCCGGACACCTAAAGCTATCAGTGAAATTCCAGGAACAGTATGGTTTGTTGATTCGGAGCAAATTGAACAAGAATACCGTGGTGGTAAAACACTGGGTGAGATTTTGGCAACGACGATTCCATCCTTAGATGTAAGTAGTGGTGCAAGAACCAATTACGGTCAAAATTTACGTGGCCGTGCAATGCTTGTGATGATTGATGGTGTTTCGTTGCAATCTTCTCGCCCAATCAGTCGTCAGCTTGATGCGATTGACCCATTTAATATTGAGCGAATTGAAGTACTCTCTGGCGCAACTTCGATTTATGGTGCGGGTGCTACTGGCGGTGTAATTAACATCATTACAAAAAAAGCAGACAGTGATGAATTGCAATTTGAAAGTTATGTGAGTGGCAGTTCGGGCTTTAATAGCGGAGATGATTTCGATTATAAACTTGCACAATCCATATCTGGTGGTACAGAGAAAGTAAAAGCGAGAGTGTCTGCTGTATATACTGAAACTCAGGGATATTATGATGCCAATGGTGATATTGTTACGCCTGATATTTCTCAAGGTTCATTACAATATAATGAGACAATTGACTTACAAAGTACGGTAGATGTCGCTATCTCTGATACGAAGAACATCAATTTTTTAGCTCAATATTATGATAGCCAACAAGACTCCCCTTACGGTCTTTACATTAAAAATTATAAGTTTATTGATGTAAGAAAAGGGTTTGAGTCGGATCGCCAACATGGTACTGAACGTATTATGTTAAGTGCTGCTTATAGTGATTCAGAAGTGTTAGGTCACCAGTTAGTTGTAGAGGCGTCTTATCGTAAAGAAGATCAAACTTATACGCCATATTATCAAAGTGCCTCTCAGCAAACGACGGATGTTATCTCTTTAAAAACAGCACTTGCGAAATCATTTGGAAAAGTGAATTTGGTTTATGGTGTTGATGCGTACATGGATAAGTTTGATAGTAATCAGGCTTTATTTGATCCAACAATTGCCAATAACTCTGGAAATTTGGTTAATAAAACGTATGCAAAAGTTGGGCGCTATCCAGGCGTAGAAGTTGGCTCTGTTGCTGGTTTTATTCAAGCCGATATTAATATCACTGATGATTGGTCTATTGAGGGCGGTTATCGTTATCAATATATGAATAATAAGATCGATGATTTTGTCGATTATAAGATTCAAAAGAAAATTGCTGCGGGAAATGGTGTTTCAGCTGATGCCGTCCCTGGAGGTGAGACAGATTATACCGTTGGTTTATTTAACCTTGGCACGATATATAAATTGACTCCAGAATCACAAATATGGGCGAATTTCTCTCAAGGTTTTGATTTGGCTGACCCTGCTAAATATTATGGACAAGGTTCGTATTCTGCAGCGGATGCAAATGGTCATTATACGCTTCAAAATAGCATTAATGTTGCTGGTTCTAAAATGTCAGGAATAAAAACAAACAGCTATGAAGTTGGTTTTAGAACTGATCAAAGTGCTTTGAGTTTTCAAACTGCGGCGTACTTTTCTCAATCGGATAATTCAGTTAAATACAATAAGAAAACGTTGTTAATTGAAGATGTAGATAATGAAAAACGAGTTTACGGTGCTGAAGCATTAGTATCGTATTGGGTGATGGATAACCTTCAAGTAGGGGCTTCTGGTCATTATGTTATTTCAGAATTACAAACGGATGGGAAATGGGACGATTTAAGTGCGGGTGAGGCAAGTACATCTAAAGCAAACTCCTGGGTTGGTTGGTATGAATCTGATTTGGCGCTAAAAGTTCAAAGCCAAACTATGTTCGATTATAAAGATTCAAGTGATAATGAATTATCTGGTTATACCGTGTTTGACTTAATGGGTAGTTATGAATTGCCAGTAGGAAGTTTAGGTTTTGGTATTCAAAACTTGTTTAATAAAGATTATACAACGGCTTGGGGACAACGAGCTCAGATCTTATATTCTAGCCATTATGATGCAGCTGCATATGATTATAAAGGTCGTGGCCGCACCTACACTCTTAACTACCAAGTGACTTACTAA